One Brassica napus cultivar Da-Ae chromosome C4, Da-Ae, whole genome shotgun sequence genomic region harbors:
- the LOC111213627 gene encoding uncharacterized protein LOC111213627 encodes MINLIDVFPFTSSSHFPSTTTYRRTITHSRLKKMATKTTTTFNFPSLSQTIIILLISFLPSHLKGSPSTSSTTQERFKESSRLLDLLLRDYTLNSFKNQHYSIKTGVLRRIHLPSNYSGINLDAVRFRCGSLRRYGAQLQEFHIGVGAVLEPCGERLVVVRQILGSNWSDIYYKNYDLSGYRLVSPVLGLLAYNAINDVVLGNNLSSSFQISLLLDYAKDPSTVDFGNISGPSMVERTFLNKPMCVTFGLDGKVTFAGEVKPYVCAVKTNGHFGLVVTDDQDSSKSDGGGENEMKKAKIGRWRSVVGGLVGSVTVGVVLLGLVVAVAVVTANKRRRRAKWEEMERKAYEEEALRVVPMVGHSRVFVASATRTLPGFVEHECVPN; translated from the coding sequence ATGATCAACTTAATTGATGTCTTCCccttcacatcttcttctcattTCCCCTCAACAACAACATATAGGAGAACAATAACTCAttcaagattaaaaaaaatggcgacaaaaacaacaacaacattcaATTTTCCCTCTCTTTCACAAACAATAATCATATTATTAATCTCATTCCTTCCTTCTCATCTAAAAGGTTCACCCTCCACTAGTAGTACTACTCAAGAACGTTTCAAGGAATCTTCAAGGCTTCTCGATCTCCTCCTAAGAGATTACACTCTAAACTCTTTCAAGAACCAACATTACTCAATCAAGACCGGCGTTCTTCGGCGTATTCATCTCCCTTCTAACTACTCCGGCATTAATCTCGACGCTGTCAGGTTCCGGTGTGGGAGTCTCCGGCGATATGGAGCTCAACTCCAAGAATTCCATATCGGTGTCGGAGCGGTTCTTGAACCGTGTGGTGAACGTCTTGTGGTCGTGAGACAGATCTTGGGATCAAACTGGTCTGATATCTATTACAAGAACTATGATCTATCTGGTTATAGACTCGTCTCTCCTGTTTTAGGACTCCTAGCCTATAATGCCATAAACGACGTTGTTTTGGGTAATAATTTGAGCAGCTCTTTTCAGATAAGTCTTCTCCTAGACTATGCTAAAGATCCATCCACCGTTGATTTCGGAAACATTTCTGGACCGTCGATGGTGGAGAGAACGTTCTTGAATAAGCCAATGTGTGTGACTTTCGGCCTAGACGGCAAAGTAACGTTTGCTGGAGAAGTGAAGCCGTATGTCTGCGCCGTTAAAACTAACGGACATTTTGGTTTAGTGGTGACGGATGATCAGGATTCGTCCAAATCAGACGGTGGAGGAGAAAATGAGATGAAGAAGGCGAAGATTGGACGGTGGAGATCGGTTGTTGGTGGGCTTGTTGGATCTGTGACGGTGGGGGTGGTGCTTTTAGGGCTTGTGGTGGCGGTGGCTGTTGTGACGGCGAATAAGCGGAGGAGAAGGGCAAAATGGGAAGAGATGGAGAGAAAAGCTTATGAAGAAGAAGCTCTGAGAGTAGTGCCAATGGTGGGGCATTCTAGGGTTTTTGTTGCTTCTGCGACAAGGACTTTGCCGGGTTTCGTGGAACATGAGTGTGTTCctaattaa